A genomic segment from Neisseria perflava encodes:
- a CDS encoding ABC transporter ATP-binding protein → MTATTASSAKPYLQIQGLVKKFGDNYAVDNIDLDIYQHEIFALLGSSGSGKSTLLRMLAGMESPNQGKIILDGQDITKLAPYERPINMMFQSYALFPHMSVEQNIAFGLKQDKMPKGEIDARVEEMLRLVQMTKYAKRKPHQLSGGQQQRIALARSLAKRPKILLLDEPLGALDKKLRQQTQLELVNTLEQVGVTCIMVTHDQEEAMTMATRIAIMSDGQLRQVGTPSDVYDYPNSRFTAEFIGETNIFDGVVIDDRADFSIVKCDGLENHVRIDHGLGVPNDHEIWISIRPEDIDLHKEKPEHLGAHNWAQGTVKEIAYLGSFAIYHIKLANGRVVKSQVPAPYWYVRNITPPTWDETVYISWPENQPTPLFS, encoded by the coding sequence ATGACCGCAACCACTGCGTCTTCAGCCAAACCTTATTTGCAAATCCAAGGCTTGGTGAAAAAGTTTGGTGACAATTACGCTGTCGATAACATCGACTTGGACATTTACCAACATGAAATCTTTGCCCTTTTGGGCAGCTCAGGCAGTGGCAAATCCACGCTGCTGCGCATGTTGGCAGGCATGGAAAGCCCAAATCAGGGCAAAATCATTCTCGACGGCCAGGACATTACCAAACTTGCCCCGTACGAGCGCCCAATCAACATGATGTTCCAAAGCTATGCCCTGTTCCCACACATGAGTGTTGAACAAAACATCGCTTTCGGTCTGAAACAAGACAAAATGCCTAAAGGCGAAATCGACGCCCGCGTCGAAGAAATGTTGCGCCTGGTGCAAATGACCAAATACGCCAAACGCAAGCCGCACCAACTCTCCGGCGGCCAGCAACAGCGTATCGCTTTAGCGCGCAGCCTGGCAAAACGTCCTAAAATCCTGCTGCTTGACGAACCTTTGGGCGCACTCGATAAAAAACTGCGCCAACAAACCCAACTGGAATTGGTCAACACGCTGGAACAAGTCGGCGTAACCTGCATCATGGTTACCCACGACCAAGAAGAAGCGATGACGATGGCTACCCGTATCGCCATTATGTCCGACGGCCAATTGCGCCAAGTCGGTACGCCTAGCGACGTGTACGACTATCCTAACAGCCGCTTTACTGCCGAATTTATCGGCGAAACCAATATTTTTGACGGCGTCGTCATTGATGACCGCGCCGATTTCTCCATCGTCAAATGTGACGGCTTGGAAAACCACGTCCGCATCGACCATGGTTTGGGCGTTCCGAACGACCATGAAATTTGGATCAGCATCCGCCCTGAAGACATTGATTTGCACAAAGAGAAACCGGAACACTTAGGCGCACACAACTGGGCTCAAGGCACAGTCAAAGAGATTGCCTATCTGGGCAGCTTTGCGATTTACCATATCAAACTCGCCAACGGCCGTGTCGTCAAAAGCCAAGTTCCCGCACCTTATTGGTATGTGCGCAACATTACGCCGCCGACTTGGGACGAGACTGTCTACATCAGCTGGCCTGAAAACCAACCGACACCTCTGTTCAGTTAA
- the radC gene encoding RadC family protein, with translation MSIKEWPEGERPREKLLAHGAAALSDAELLAILLRVGTRGISAVDLARYLLSEFGSLGTLMSADAKTLAAYKGMGLASYTQFAVVKEIGRRILGEDLQEQIVLSNPKSVADYLRLHLGHEKIEVSVALLLNRQNQLIAVRELSRGTVAENTVYIREIVKLALDEYADSLILAHNHPGGSARPSESDVQFTERLKQALSLVDITLLDHFIVTAKETCSLREQGYM, from the coding sequence ATGAGTATCAAAGAATGGCCCGAAGGGGAGCGGCCGCGCGAGAAGCTCTTGGCGCACGGTGCGGCTGCGTTGAGTGATGCGGAGTTGCTGGCGATTTTGCTGCGTGTCGGAACGCGAGGTATAAGCGCGGTTGATTTGGCGCGTTATTTGTTGAGTGAGTTTGGCAGCTTGGGGACGCTGATGAGTGCGGATGCCAAAACACTCGCTGCTTATAAGGGCATGGGCTTGGCGAGCTATACTCAGTTTGCAGTGGTCAAAGAAATCGGGCGGCGGATTTTGGGTGAAGATTTGCAGGAGCAGATTGTTCTGTCAAACCCGAAATCGGTTGCGGATTATCTGCGCCTGCATCTTGGACATGAAAAAATTGAGGTCAGCGTTGCTTTGCTGCTTAACCGTCAAAATCAATTGATTGCGGTACGGGAATTGTCGCGCGGTACGGTGGCGGAAAATACGGTTTATATCCGTGAAATCGTTAAATTGGCATTGGATGAATATGCCGACAGTTTGATTTTGGCACACAATCATCCGGGCGGTTCGGCAAGGCCGTCTGAATCTGATGTGCAGTTTACAGAGCGTTTGAAACAGGCTTTAAGTTTGGTCGATATTACGCTGTTGGATCATTTTATCGTGACGGCAAAAGAAACCTGCTCTTTGCGCGAACAGGGCTATATGTAA
- a CDS encoding NF038104 family lipoprotein, whose translation MQPLRCTKRLLPVLALCLTLNGCVVGAAVDLAATTVLTAGKLVVKGTGAVIDAAIPDGKKEKSKEKEKSKEKPKSEEIIHKEDSSDEVTQ comes from the coding sequence ATGCAGCCATTGAGATGCACAAAACGCCTGCTTCCGGTACTTGCCCTTTGTCTGACGCTTAACGGCTGCGTTGTAGGCGCGGCTGTCGATTTGGCTGCTACAACCGTCCTGACTGCCGGAAAATTGGTTGTCAAAGGAACGGGGGCAGTGATTGATGCCGCCATTCCTGACGGTAAAAAAGAAAAGAGCAAAGAAAAAGAAAAGAGCAAAGAAAAGCCAAAATCGGAAGAAATCATCCACAAAGAAGATTCCTCCGATGAAGTAACGCAATAA
- a CDS encoding general secretion pathway protein GspG, protein MQTLPFQTDITARMLVNTENETIHPDAVFVQTQNGYWIAWHDQQAALLAPGTPPDIPCFWVEGAESLEELVSMVENGEFDEVEEFDGDDDAWQEALGCGHHHEGHCGCSH, encoded by the coding sequence ATGCAAACCTTACCTTTTCAAACCGATATCACCGCCAGAATGCTGGTCAATACCGAAAACGAAACCATCCATCCCGATGCCGTATTCGTACAAACACAAAACGGCTATTGGATTGCTTGGCACGACCAGCAAGCCGCCCTGCTTGCCCCCGGCACGCCGCCCGATATTCCCTGCTTTTGGGTAGAAGGTGCAGAAAGCTTGGAAGAGCTGGTAAGCATGGTAGAAAACGGTGAATTTGACGAAGTCGAAGAATTTGACGGCGATGATGATGCTTGGCAAGAAGCACTCGGATGCGGCCATCATCACGAAGGACACTGCGGATGCAGCCATTGA
- the aqpZ gene encoding aquaporin Z gives MKKYFAEFFGTFWLVFGGCGSAVLAATYPELGIGFAGVALAFGLTVLTMAYAVGHISGGHFNPAVSVGLFIGGRFNGKDLLPYIVSQVIGAIAAAGVLYLIASGKTGFDAVASGFASNGFGEHSPNGYDMMAALLIEFVLTAFFLIIIMGSTDKLAPAGFAPIAIGLGLTLIHLISIPVTNTSVNPARSTGVALFQGGWAVEQLWLFWLAPIAGAAVGAAIYRFVLANDDK, from the coding sequence ATGAAAAAATATTTTGCAGAATTTTTCGGCACTTTCTGGCTGGTATTCGGCGGCTGCGGCAGCGCAGTTTTGGCAGCAACCTATCCTGAACTTGGCATTGGCTTTGCCGGTGTCGCTTTAGCATTCGGTTTGACCGTACTGACCATGGCTTACGCCGTTGGCCACATTTCCGGCGGCCACTTCAACCCTGCCGTTTCCGTCGGCCTTTTCATCGGCGGCCGTTTTAACGGTAAAGACCTGTTGCCTTACATCGTATCCCAAGTGATCGGTGCGATTGCCGCTGCGGGCGTTCTGTATCTGATTGCTTCCGGTAAAACCGGTTTTGATGCTGTTGCTTCCGGCTTTGCCAGCAACGGTTTCGGCGAACACTCTCCTAACGGTTACGACATGATGGCTGCTTTGCTGATCGAATTCGTACTGACCGCATTCTTCCTAATCATTATCATGGGTTCTACCGACAAACTAGCTCCGGCCGGCTTTGCTCCTATCGCCATCGGCCTTGGTCTGACCCTGATTCACTTGATCAGCATTCCTGTAACCAATACTTCCGTCAACCCTGCACGTTCTACCGGCGTTGCCTTGTTCCAAGGCGGCTGGGCTGTTGAACAATTGTGGTTGTTCTGGTTGGCTCCTATTGCCGGCGCAGCAGTTGGCGCGGCTATTTACCGCTTCGTTTTGGCTAACGACGACAAATAA
- a CDS encoding DNA translocase FtsK → MLWTILALILLAVIAGLFWWRQKQEQKWRQELARLSGDEQEINEEDSPVGFSDQLDSLKRLFSMNKHTADNHKIARIRLLSALEHNKTQRAETNEEHAAEPFAEEPEHIAATEEEIKVAPKTRKSAKPERIPKITPFAQMETPEYSPSLVQNSNFEEITLEEATRSLHEAAVEEWNEHLAEKNAPIYKDEVETPLLRASSLPMTGMEIIDYNDPILRRTRERALARANNVRVAEANAPHIETVQTALRTAEKEAILPYTSMQAFPSEIQAEDIHDNLARRTAARHKLAAAVAPLRDYSPRTIENDEILANLGQISRPASLRRQVRHTEAAAERWARKQAATEAIAPQPPAPATPSHPKPAAPVKKSPYISRPAAPNATVVEPPAVPVVPMAKTDIPEPPVFQTSIAPIDIPEPPAFEHKIQVPIFDAQVNAHVSNQPERSIHDYLISESAVEETEFDNEPEAPVQPETEAIQAVKTIEPVESVETIARPSEYTQTVVETPVQTVEPSVQESTPSIAIPTSATLTDALLPTTALLLPPQFDPSASQTEEQLLENSITIEEKLAEFKVKVKVMDSYSGPVITRYEIEPDVGVRGSAVLNLEKDLARSLGVASIRVVETIPGKTCMGLELPNPKRQMIRLSEIFNSPAFTESKSKLTLALGQDITGQPVVTDLAKAPHLLVAGTTGSGKSVGVNAMILSMLFKATPEDVRMIMIDPKMLELSIYEGIPHLLAPVVTDMKLAANALNWCVNEMEKRYRLMSFMGVRNLAGFNQKIAEAAARGEKIGSPFSLTPENPEPLEKLPFIVVVVDEFADLMMTAGKKIEELIARLAQKARAAGIHLILATQRPSVDVITGLIKANIPTRIAFQVSSKIDSRTILDQMGAENLLGQGDMLFLPPGTGYPQRVHGAFASDNEVHRVVEYLKQFGAPDYIDDILSSGSNEDFTGTSRSNDSDLDPMYDEAVSVVLKSRKASISNIQRQLRIGYNRAARLIDQMEADGIVSPAENNGNRTILAQSSDHLD, encoded by the coding sequence ATGCTTTGGACAATATTGGCTTTAATTCTGCTGGCTGTCATAGCCGGCTTGTTCTGGTGGCGCCAGAAACAAGAGCAAAAGTGGCGCCAAGAATTGGCCCGACTCAGTGGCGACGAACAAGAAATAAACGAAGAAGACAGCCCGGTCGGTTTTTCCGACCAACTGGACAGCCTGAAACGTTTGTTCAGCATGAACAAGCACACTGCCGACAACCATAAAATCGCCCGCATCCGCCTGCTTTCTGCGCTCGAACACAATAAAACGCAACGCGCCGAAACAAACGAAGAGCATGCAGCAGAGCCGTTTGCCGAAGAGCCGGAACACATCGCAGCTACCGAAGAAGAAATCAAAGTTGCGCCTAAAACCCGTAAATCTGCCAAACCGGAACGTATTCCTAAAATCACGCCGTTTGCACAAATGGAAACTCCCGAATACAGCCCGTCTTTGGTGCAAAACAGCAATTTTGAAGAAATCACATTAGAAGAAGCCACCCGTTCCCTGCATGAAGCAGCGGTTGAGGAATGGAACGAGCATTTGGCCGAAAAAAATGCACCAATTTACAAAGACGAAGTTGAAACTCCATTATTGCGCGCTTCATCCCTGCCGATGACCGGCATGGAAATCATCGACTATAACGACCCTATCTTGCGCCGCACACGCGAGCGTGCCTTGGCGCGTGCCAATAATGTCCGCGTGGCAGAAGCCAATGCGCCGCATATCGAAACCGTTCAGACGGCCTTAAGAACTGCCGAAAAAGAAGCCATACTCCCCTATACTTCCATGCAGGCATTCCCTTCTGAAATCCAAGCGGAAGATATTCACGACAACCTTGCCCGCCGTACCGCCGCACGCCACAAACTGGCCGCGGCCGTCGCCCCATTGCGCGACTACTCTCCGCGCACCATCGAAAATGACGAAATTCTGGCCAACTTGGGACAAATCAGCCGTCCTGCCAGCCTGCGCCGTCAAGTTCGCCATACCGAAGCGGCCGCCGAAAGATGGGCGCGCAAACAAGCTGCTACGGAAGCTATTGCACCACAACCTCCCGCACCGGCAACGCCGTCCCATCCGAAACCGGCTGCGCCTGTTAAAAAATCCCCTTATATCTCCCGACCTGCCGCACCAAACGCAACCGTAGTCGAGCCACCTGCCGTACCGGTTGTCCCTATGGCTAAAACCGATATTCCCGAACCACCTGTTTTCCAAACCTCGATTGCGCCGATTGATATCCCCGAGCCGCCTGCTTTTGAACATAAAATCCAAGTGCCGATTTTTGATGCACAAGTCAATGCGCATGTCAGCAATCAGCCTGAACGCAGTATCCACGATTATTTAATCAGCGAATCTGCCGTCGAAGAAACGGAATTCGATAATGAGCCGGAAGCTCCTGTACAACCGGAAACGGAAGCTATTCAAGCGGTTAAAACCATTGAACCCGTTGAATCTGTTGAAACAATCGCAAGGCCGTCTGAATATACACAGACAGTCGTTGAAACACCTGTTCAAACCGTAGAACCAAGCGTTCAAGAGAGTACGCCAAGCATAGCTATTCCAACTTCGGCAACACTGACCGATGCGCTTCTACCGACCACTGCCCTGCTCCTGCCGCCGCAGTTTGACCCAAGCGCCTCGCAAACTGAAGAACAGCTGCTGGAAAACAGCATTACCATCGAAGAAAAACTGGCCGAGTTCAAAGTTAAAGTCAAAGTGATGGACTCCTATTCCGGCCCGGTCATTACGCGCTACGAAATCGAGCCTGATGTCGGCGTACGCGGCAGTGCCGTTTTGAACCTTGAAAAAGACTTGGCGCGCTCGCTTGGCGTGGCTTCCATCCGCGTGGTGGAAACTATCCCAGGCAAAACCTGCATGGGCTTGGAATTACCTAATCCGAAACGCCAAATGATCCGCCTGAGCGAAATCTTCAATTCGCCTGCGTTTACCGAGTCCAAATCCAAACTAACCCTCGCGCTCGGCCAAGACATCACCGGCCAGCCTGTCGTCACCGACTTGGCCAAAGCGCCGCATCTGCTGGTTGCCGGCACGACCGGTTCGGGTAAATCCGTAGGCGTGAACGCCATGATTCTGTCCATGCTCTTCAAAGCAACGCCGGAAGACGTGCGCATGATTATGATTGACCCGAAAATGCTGGAGCTGAGCATTTACGAAGGCATTCCGCACCTGCTCGCCCCTGTCGTGACCGATATGAAATTGGCTGCAAACGCCCTGAACTGGTGCGTCAACGAAATGGAAAAACGCTATCGCCTGATGAGCTTTATGGGCGTGCGCAACCTTGCCGGTTTCAACCAAAAAATTGCCGAAGCCGCCGCGCGTGGCGAAAAAATCGGCAGCCCGTTCAGCCTCACGCCTGAAAATCCTGAGCCATTGGAAAAACTGCCGTTTATCGTGGTCGTGGTAGATGAGTTTGCCGACTTGATGATGACCGCAGGCAAGAAAATTGAAGAACTGATTGCCCGTCTTGCCCAAAAAGCGCGTGCAGCCGGTATCCATTTGATTCTTGCCACCCAACGCCCAAGCGTGGATGTCATTACCGGCCTGATTAAAGCCAATATTCCGACACGCATTGCATTCCAAGTGTCCAGCAAAATCGACAGCCGCACGATTCTTGACCAAATGGGTGCAGAAAACTTGCTCGGCCAAGGCGATATGCTGTTCCTGCCGCCCGGCACCGGCTATCCGCAACGCGTACACGGAGCGTTCGCATCTGATAATGAAGTACACCGCGTAGTGGAATACCTGAAACAATTCGGCGCGCCTGATTATATCGACGATATTTTAAGCAGCGGTTCGAACGAGGACTTTACCGGTACCAGCCGCAGCAACGACAGCGACCTCGACCCCATGTATGATGAAGCCGTTTCCGTTGTCTTGAAATCGCGTAAGGCCAGCATTTCCAATATCCAACGCCAACTGCGCATCGGCTACAACCGCGCTGCCCGCCTGATTGACCAAATGGAAGCCGACGGTATTGTTTCCCCGGCGGAAAACAACGGCAACCGCACCATCTTGGCGCAAAGCAGCGACCATCTGGATTAA
- a CDS encoding energy-coupling factor ABC transporter permease yields the protein MIFQNGWFPIGVVMAAWPVLLVIFALCAKQAWVSVSQHRSAFLVAAVMLPLAWSLNASPESGQLAGMSYHLLALNLTALMLGTSAAFCLGVLFFLPYLWLWGDWHMFPINALSVLLPPLLVNLGFRYWVSRLPANIFIFIFLNGFWAAAVGMVFTGVILVGLLDWVDVFDTSVLWKTAFPVFFLIAWAEAFLSGISTAIFIALKPQWICTFDDDRYLKSAPKIWQ from the coding sequence ATGATTTTTCAAAACGGATGGTTTCCCATCGGTGTCGTGATGGCGGCATGGCCTGTGTTGCTGGTGATTTTTGCTTTGTGTGCAAAGCAGGCATGGGTGTCGGTATCGCAGCATCGTTCCGCATTCTTGGTGGCTGCCGTGATGTTGCCGCTGGCTTGGAGTTTGAATGCCTCCCCGGAAAGCGGACAACTGGCCGGCATGAGCTATCATTTGCTTGCTTTAAACCTGACGGCTTTAATGCTGGGCACTTCTGCTGCGTTCTGCCTTGGCGTATTGTTTTTTCTTCCATATTTGTGGCTTTGGGGCGATTGGCATATGTTCCCCATTAATGCCTTGTCTGTATTGCTTCCGCCTTTGTTGGTGAACTTGGGTTTTCGCTATTGGGTGTCGCGTTTGCCTGCCAATATCTTTATCTTTATTTTTCTGAATGGTTTTTGGGCTGCGGCGGTCGGCATGGTGTTTACCGGCGTAATTTTGGTCGGTTTGTTGGACTGGGTGGATGTATTTGATACGTCGGTATTGTGGAAAACTGCTTTTCCTGTTTTCTTCTTAATCGCTTGGGCAGAGGCATTTTTGAGCGGTATTTCAACAGCTATTTTTATCGCACTTAAGCCGCAATGGATTTGTACTTTCGATGACGACAGGTATTTGAAATCCGCGCCTAAGATTTGGCAATAA
- a CDS encoding CrcB family protein: protein MFAYIFPIVCGAAVGAVLRWLFGLVLVSSAPFSIGTLAANWLGALLIGVLAELLTDPQWRLLWITGFLGSLTTFSGFSVEMVGLMQAQRWGMAAMATCLHVFGSFGLTALGIKLAQIWK from the coding sequence ATGTTTGCTTATATTTTTCCCATTGTTTGCGGTGCCGCCGTCGGGGCTGTATTGCGTTGGCTGTTTGGCTTGGTGCTGGTGTCTTCTGCGCCTTTTTCTATCGGTACATTGGCGGCAAACTGGCTGGGTGCGCTGCTAATCGGCGTATTGGCAGAACTCTTAACCGATCCGCAATGGCGTTTGCTTTGGATTACCGGCTTTCTCGGCAGCTTGACCACATTTTCAGGTTTTTCAGTGGAGATGGTGGGTTTGATGCAGGCGCAACGTTGGGGCATGGCTGCGATGGCAACCTGTCTGCATGTTTTTGGTTCGTTTGGTTTGACGGCGCTGGGGATTAAATTGGCGCAGATTTGGAAGTGA
- a CDS encoding NAD(P)H-hydrate epimerase, whose translation MKVYTAAQMREREQAAVDKGTSFDQLMENAGSSAARNLMQRHPQAGRALIVCGKGNNGGDGLVMARYMQAQGWHIDILFSLGENLSPLAQTNRERLNGLPYIEFITKQELEGRLKNGYDIIIEGIFGTGFSGALPAEIAALCRQLNHSDGLKVALDIPTGLNCDTAEADPDTFRADLTYTFAAYKPAHLSESGQTYCQETVCLPIGID comes from the coding sequence ATGAAAGTCTATACCGCCGCCCAGATGCGCGAACGCGAGCAAGCAGCCGTCGATAAAGGCACAAGCTTCGACCAACTGATGGAAAATGCCGGCAGCTCTGCCGCCCGAAACCTCATGCAGCGTCATCCTCAAGCCGGACGCGCCCTGATCGTTTGCGGCAAAGGCAACAACGGCGGCGACGGCTTAGTCATGGCAAGATATATGCAAGCGCAAGGTTGGCACATCGACATTCTGTTTTCACTCGGAGAAAACCTCTCCCCTTTAGCTCAAACCAATCGCGAACGCCTCAACGGTTTGCCCTATATTGAATTTATTACCAAGCAAGAGCTGGAAGGCCGTCTGAAAAACGGCTACGACATCATTATCGAAGGCATATTCGGCACAGGCTTCAGCGGCGCGCTTCCAGCAGAAATCGCTGCCCTCTGCCGCCAACTCAATCATTCAGACGGCCTGAAAGTCGCCCTCGATATTCCCACCGGCCTCAACTGCGACACCGCCGAAGCTGATCCCGACACATTCCGCGCAGACCTTACCTACACCTTTGCCGCCTACAAACCGGCACACTTAAGCGAGTCCGGCCAAACCTATTGTCAAGAAACCGTCTGTTTGCCTATTGGCATTGATTAA
- the truB gene encoding tRNA pseudouridine(55) synthase TruB has product MTAKPTKRPVNGVLLLDKPESLSSNTALQKARRLFRAEKAGHTGVLDPLATGLLPVCFGEATKFAQYLIDADKAYTATLKLGEASSTGDAEGEIIATARADISLSEFQTACQALTGDIRQVPPMFSALKHEGKPLYEYARKGIVIERKARDITIYSIDITEFNAPKAVIDVRCSKGTYIRTLSEDIAKHIGTFAHLTALRRTETAGFTIAQSHTLKALAELDEAERDALLLPCDVLVQHFPKLELNDYAVTMLKHGQRPQFTEDISAEQPIRVYSQDSTFIGLVEYQKEIGRLKALRLMNTADK; this is encoded by the coding sequence ATGACAGCCAAACCCACCAAACGCCCTGTCAACGGCGTTCTTCTCCTCGACAAACCTGAAAGCCTTTCCAGCAATACCGCCCTGCAAAAGGCGCGGCGCTTGTTCCGTGCCGAAAAAGCCGGGCATACCGGCGTACTTGATCCTTTGGCTACAGGGCTTCTACCTGTTTGTTTCGGTGAAGCGACCAAGTTTGCCCAATATCTGATTGATGCCGACAAAGCCTATACGGCCACGCTGAAACTGGGCGAAGCCAGCAGTACAGGCGACGCCGAAGGCGAAATCATTGCCACCGCACGCGCCGATATTTCATTGTCCGAATTTCAGACGGCCTGCCAAGCCTTAACGGGCGATATCCGCCAAGTGCCGCCGATGTTTTCCGCCCTCAAACACGAAGGCAAACCGCTGTACGAATACGCGCGCAAAGGCATCGTTATCGAACGCAAAGCGCGCGACATCACCATTTACTCCATTGATATCACTGAGTTTAATGCACCCAAAGCCGTGATAGACGTACGTTGCAGCAAAGGCACTTACATCCGCACCCTCAGCGAAGACATCGCCAAACACATCGGCACATTCGCCCACCTGACCGCCCTGCGCCGTACTGAAACCGCCGGCTTTACCATTGCCCAAAGCCACACGCTCAAAGCCTTGGCAGAATTGGACGAAGCCGAACGCGATGCCCTGCTGCTGCCTTGCGATGTCTTGGTGCAACATTTTCCCAAACTCGAGCTGAACGACTACGCCGTTACCATGCTCAAACACGGCCAACGCCCCCAGTTTACCGAAGACATTTCCGCCGAGCAGCCCATCCGTGTGTACAGCCAAGACAGCACATTTATCGGACTGGTGGAATATCAAAAAGAAATAGGCCGTCTGAAAGCCTTGCGCCTGATGAATACTGCCGACAAATAA
- the rbfA gene encoding 30S ribosome-binding factor RbfA, producing MRKPQRGYARQDRVKEQIMRELAELVRTGLKDPRAGFITINEVEVTRDYSHATVFYTVLDDSTRDITEEALEHAKGHLRSELAKRIKLFKTPELHFKYDESLERGMSISSLIDQVAAEKPVED from the coding sequence ATGAGAAAACCCCAACGTGGCTATGCCCGCCAAGACCGTGTCAAAGAACAAATCATGCGCGAGCTTGCCGAACTCGTCCGCACCGGCCTGAAAGACCCGCGCGCAGGCTTCATCACCATCAACGAAGTCGAAGTTACCCGCGATTACAGCCACGCAACCGTGTTCTACACCGTCCTCGACGACAGCACACGCGACATTACCGAAGAAGCTTTGGAACACGCCAAAGGTCATTTGCGCAGCGAATTGGCCAAACGCATCAAACTCTTCAAAACGCCTGAGCTGCACTTCAAATACGACGAATCACTCGAACGCGGCATGAGTATTTCCAGCCTGATCGACCAAGTAGCGGCGGAAAAACCGGTTGAAGACTGA
- the ppx gene encoding exopolyphosphatase yields the protein MTTTPANVLASVDLGSNSFRLQICENNNGQLKVIDSFKQMVRFAAGLDEQKNLSEASQEQALECLAKFGERLRGFQPENVRVVATNTFRVAKNIAQFLPRAEAALGFPIEVIAGREEARLIYTGVVHTLPPKGDKMLVIDIGGGSTEFVIGSDLQPLTTESLPLGCVTYSMRFFQNKVTAKDFQAAVSAARIEIQRISKLMKRTGWDFAIGTSGSAKSIRDVLAAELPQEADITAQGMRYLADRIIEAGSVKKAKFENLKPERIEVFAGGLAVMMAAFEELSLTKMTVTEAALRDGVFYDLIGRSLNVDMREQTTAEFQKRYHVSLNQAKRVADTAQAFMNSLCHAKNVTVQELALWNQYLSRAGRLHEIGLDIAHTGYHKHSAYILENADMPGFSRKEQTILAQLVIGHRGDLKKMADIIGNNEIMWCAVLSLRLAALFCRSRLPLDLPPQTQLRIDENNHSFILRINAQWLEQHPLIADALDYESAQWQKIDMPFSVQAQ from the coding sequence ACAAAAAAACCTGAGCGAAGCCTCTCAAGAACAAGCCTTGGAATGTTTGGCAAAATTTGGCGAACGCCTGCGCGGATTCCAACCTGAAAACGTGCGCGTGGTGGCCACCAACACTTTCCGCGTCGCCAAAAATATCGCCCAATTCCTGCCCCGTGCCGAAGCGGCGCTGGGTTTCCCCATCGAAGTCATTGCCGGCCGCGAAGAAGCGCGTCTTATTTATACCGGCGTAGTGCATACCCTGCCGCCTAAAGGCGACAAAATGCTGGTTATCGACATCGGCGGCGGTTCGACCGAATTTGTCATCGGCTCGGATTTGCAACCGCTGACCACAGAAAGCCTGCCTTTGGGCTGCGTAACATACAGCATGCGCTTCTTCCAAAACAAAGTGACCGCCAAAGATTTCCAAGCCGCCGTTTCCGCCGCGCGTATCGAAATCCAGCGCATCAGCAAACTGATGAAGCGTACCGGCTGGGATTTCGCCATCGGCACGTCCGGTTCGGCCAAATCCATACGCGACGTTTTGGCGGCCGAATTGCCGCAAGAAGCCGACATTACCGCCCAAGGCATGCGTTATCTTGCCGATAGGATTATCGAAGCCGGTTCGGTTAAAAAAGCCAAATTTGAAAACCTCAAACCCGAACGAATCGAAGTTTTTGCAGGCGGATTGGCCGTGATGATGGCCGCTTTTGAAGAGCTTTCGCTGACCAAAATGACCGTTACCGAGGCTGCCCTCCGCGACGGCGTGTTCTACGACTTAATCGGCCGCAGCCTCAATGTCGATATGCGCGAACAGACAACGGCGGAGTTCCAAAAACGCTACCACGTCAGCCTCAACCAAGCCAAACGCGTTGCCGATACCGCGCAAGCCTTCATGAACAGCCTGTGCCACGCCAAAAACGTAACCGTTCAAGAACTTGCCCTGTGGAACCAATACCTCAGCCGCGCAGGCCGTCTGCATGAAATCGGCTTGGATATTGCCCATACCGGTTATCACAAACACTCCGCCTACATTCTCGAAAACGCCGATATGCCGGGCTTCTCACGCAAAGAGCAAACCATTTTGGCGCAACTGGTTATCGGCCATCGCGGCGACCTTAAGAAAATGGCAGACATTATCGGTAACAACGAAATCATGTGGTGTGCCGTATTGTCCCTGCGCCTGGCAGCCCTCTTCTGCCGCTCGCGCCTGCCGCTTGATTTGCCGCCGCAAACCCAGCTTCGCATCGATGAAAACAACCACAGCTTCATCTTGCGCATCAACGCCCAATGGCTGGAGCAACACCCCCTCATCGCCGATGCGCTGGACTACGAAAGCGCGCAATGGCAAAAAATCGATATGCCTTTCTCGGTTCAAGCACAATAA